GGTGATCGCCCACGAACTGGCACACGTCAAAAACCGAGACGCGATGGTGATGACGGTCGTTTCCCTCCCGGTCGTTCTCGCGGCCGGACTCCGATCACGACTCGCACGGATCGACCACCCTGGAATCGTCATAGCCGTGTTCCTCGTCTTTTTAGCGAACGCCGTGTGGGTCGTCGGACGATTCCTCACGGCTCACCTCTCCAGAGCCAGGGAACGCGCCGCGGACCGGGCCGCCGCGGAGGTGATCGGCTCTCCCACCACCCTCGCCAGCGCGCTCTCCCGTTTGGACCGGGAAATTTCCGAGACGCCCGAGCACGACCTCCGGGACGCGTCGGCCGTCTCTTCGCTCTCGATCCTGCCGCTGGAACCGGCGGACCCCGAAACGGTTATGCTCGGTCCCGAAGGCGATACCGAGCCGTCGTACTGGTGGTTCCGAAAGCGGCTCCACCGGCTCGAGCGACGGTTCTTCGGCACGCACCCGCCGACGACTGACCGACTCGAGGCGCTCTCGAGGCTCGAACGGGAATCGTAACTCGGTCACCAGTCGAGAATTCGCGGTCGGCCCGCTCAACGACACGGAAGGACCATCGTCTCAGACGTTGTCGAACCCCATCGACCGATAGGCGGTGACGAGCAGGCTCACTGTGGTTTTCCCCAGTCCGGTCGGGAGACAGACGAGGTGTGATGATTCGCGGCCGTTCCCGCGAGTTTCAACTGGTAGAGTCGCCGTTCTAGAAAGTCGGGCTCGAGAAGCGGATGCTCGATCGAGGGCGGTTCCTTGTCCTGTGCTGCCATTGCCGGCGATTCGACGCGGCCGCGGTTAAGCGTTGAGAAAGGGCGGTGAAAGTAAACGCGGTGTTTGAACCTGCTTCCTCCCGCCGCGCCACGGCTATTTGCAGCCCAGACATGTAGATTTAAATATACCACGTGCGGATCCCCAATGAGATGGACGAGCCCTCGAGTCGGTCCCCTGCCGAATCGGCGACGAACCGAGTACATCCTCGCATACGGATCGTCTGGGCGATCAAGTGGCTGCTCGTTGGCGTCGCCGCAGCGGTCGTCGCGACGATCGTCCTCTCGTCGGATTCGAGCCTCGAGCGGCCCCTCCTCGCTGTCGCGGCGGCGAGTCCCGTCGTCGGAATCTTGCTGGCGGTCGTCCGCTACCGTCGGTTCCGGTACGCGGTCACCGACGACGGCATCTACGTGCGCCGCGGGCTGTTCACCGTCAACGAGACGGTCGTTCCCGCCGCGAGCATCCAGCAGGTCGACGTCGACGAACCGCTTCTCGCGCGGCCGTTCGGCCTCGTCTCCGTTCGGCTCTTCACTGCGGGGACGTTCGGCGGGCGAGTTGCGATTCCAGGACTCGACGCGGCGACGGCGACCGACCTCGCGGACCGACTCGACCGCCTCGCCAGAGGTGAGTCCGGCGTATGAGCGCGTACACGAGTCTGAAGCCTGATATCCGGTCGGTCCCGGTCAAAGCGCTCGAGAACTTCGATTTCACGATGTTCGCGACGCTCGCCGTGATGCTGACGGTGTTCGGCGACGGATCGGCGTCCGGAATCGATGCGATCGTCTCGGGGGTGGTGACGCTAGTGCTGATCGCCGCCGTCTTCGGGCTCTTTCAGCTCGTCATCGAGGGCGTCGAGTGGTGGCGCTACAAACTCACCCTCGAGGAGGAATCGATCGTCGTTCGCTCCGGAATTCTTCGTCCCAAACGCCGGACGATCCCGTTCTCTCGGATCCAGCAGTCGACGGTCTCGACGACGACGCTGAGCCGCCCGTTCGGACTCGCCGTCCTCGAGTGCGAGACCGCCGGCAACCCCGACGAGGCCGACCTCTCGGTGCGGTACCTCGAGCGGACCGACGCCGAGGACCTCCAGCGGCGAATCCAGTCGGCCGCCGACGTCGATGCGACGTCCGCGAAGCCGCCGGAGCGCCGTCGCGTCTTCACGCTTCGGCCGCGGGAGCTCGCCCTGTACGGCGTAACCCGTTCCCACCCCAAGACGGTGCTTCTGGCCGCGCTGGCGTGGGTCGGGGCAAACTACTTCGAACCGGACGCGATGACCGACCTGCGATCGACCGCCGTCGCCCTCCTCGAGGACCTCCTGCCGCTGTCGCCGGCAGTCGTGCTGGGGCTGGTCGTCCTCGCCGGCTGGCTCGCGGGTGTCGTCCTCGCAATCGATCGAATGGCCCGATTCCGTCTCTCCGCGGGCGAGGGCTCGTTTCGGCGCCAGCACGGCCTCTTCCGGACGACCGACGCGGATGTCTCGAACGACCGGATCCAGATCGCCCGGGTTCGGTCGAATCCGATACATCGACGGCTGGGGCTGGCGCAGGCGGATATCGGCACCGCTGGACTCTCCGATCCTGCTCCGTTCGGATTGAAGTGGCCGCTGGCGCCGCTAGCCCGGCGAGACGTCGCGTGGGACCTCGTCGAACGGGCTGTCGGAGTCGATCGCTCGGCGATCCACCTCCAGTCCCTCCCTACCCGTGCGCGCCGGCGATACGTCGTCAGATACGCGCTCGGCGTCGTCGCGCTGGCCGTCGGCACGGTGATCGCCCGGCAGTTTGTTCCGGCGGCTCGAGTGATCCCCCTCCCGCTGTTCGCTGTCTTCCTCGCGCTCGCGCCGCTCGCGGGTCACGTGACGTGGACCCATCGCGGCTATGCGCTGCTCGAAGACCACGTCGTCGTCCGGCGCGGCTTCTGGACGCGCCGAACGTACGTCATCCCGACCGACACCGTCCAGAACCTCACCGTCTCGCAGAGCCCGTTTCAGCGACGCGTCGATCTCGTCTCGGTCCGCCTCGACGTCGCGTCGATGCCGTTTCTCCCCGGCGTTCCGCTACCCGACGTCGACGCGTCAGTCGGCGGACGACTGCAGCATCGGCTGCTCGAGGACGATTCCGATGATGACTCCGAGGACGACCCCACTGAGGTACCGACCGGACGCACATGATGACGGATCGAACCGTCGGTTCCGGGCCTCCTGCTGGACGACCGTCGGCGTCGTCGACCGCCTCGAGCACGCCGCCCGCGACGATATTCCTGCACGACGACGACCGATCACAGTTCGGCGCGGCTGAATCGTCAGTAACCGATTCACTATCGCTCGCCGAGAAAATGGCAGTCGCTCGAGCATTGAACGGCAGCTCGGAATGGCAAACGTCACGTTCCGCTCGCGTGATCGCGTCTGGCCGGAGCCGAGAACTCGTCTCCCACGTCGGCAGCCGTCGGTTCAGTCCGCAGTCGCATCGACAGACGAGCCGGTAGTCGCAGCCGGTATCGAGACGGTCCCGGTCGCATCCGGAATCTCGCGCTGTCGGTCGTCAATCGCCGCCCGGAACACCTGCGCTAGCTGCTGGACCGTTTCCGGCGAGTACGACTGCTGTGGGTTGGTCCGGCATTCGCTCGAGTCGCGATCGGCGGTCGCCGTCCCGACCAGCGGAACGCGGCCAACGAGCAGCGCGAGGAGTCGTCGCAGTCGGTTCGCAGGCGAGCGGGCGCGATCCCCCTCAGCCTCATTCACTCGTCCCGCGGATTCGCCGGCCGTCCGTTTCTCCCGCTCGACGTACCCCTCGAGTCGCGCCCGAACGGTCTCCAGTTCGCGGCGCGTGAGTTCGTCCGTCGGCTCGACGCCCGTAATATCGACCAACAGGTCGCGATGTGGCTCGAGCGAGAGCCGCCACTTACCCTCGTCACCGTCGAGTCCCTCGATCGGCGGCGGCATCCGTTCCTCGTTGACGCAAATCCGGAGTTCCCCTCCCATGAATCGTTAAATCATACTGACTAATATGTATTTAATACTTTGGGTAATAGATATACGTTCGAAAACGTATTCTCGGATTTCGCGTTCGAAATCCACGGGTCGCTGCGGCTGACTTCGTTACCGATCGCGCTTGCCGCTCCGTCGGAGTGAGTACCGAGATCGTCACCGATCGAGTCGCTGTCTCGATGCAGTTCCGTCGGTCGGGTCCGCTCCAGCCGTTTCGAGCGCCGTTCCGACCGTTCTCCCTCGCCATCGGAATACGTATTCCGGGTTGAACGGCAGTTCTTCCCGGTCCGGGAGTCGACTCGCATTCGTTCTGTGAGCGGATATGATGGACTATGTACTGGTATGTATTCAAACGTATATAAAATATAACATCTTATCTTCGATTTTTCGAAGTTTTTGGTAGGAAACTCGTGACGATTGCTCCATCAGTTGCCGACGACGAGGTATCGTTCAACCATCAGCGTCTCGACACCGACTCCTACGACGACGTCTACATAATCGGTGACGTTCACGGCTGTCTCGACTCCCTCGAGCGGTTGCTCTCGACCCTCGAGTTCGGCCCAAACGATCTCGGGGTGTTCGTCGGAGATCTAGTCCGGAAGGGCCCCGAGAGCAAGGCGGTCCTCGAGCGAGTGCGAGACTCGCCGCAGCTGCAGTCGGTCCGGGGGAACAACGAGCAGAAATTCCTCGACGACGAGGCCGCCCTCGAGGCGCTCGAACCGGCCGATTACCGGTACCTCGAGTCGCTTCCGACCGCCATCTCGTGGGACGATCACCTCGTCGTCCACGGCGGCGTCGACCCGACGCGAGCGCTCTCGGAGCACTCGGATCGAGACCTGCTGACGATGCGGAGTCCGAACGGTGACGGCTACGACGGCCCGTTCTGGTTCGACGAGTACGCGGGCCCGCTGCGGGTCTTTTTCGGCCACACCGTGCTCGACGAGCCCGTCGAACGCGAGTGGGCCGTCGGCCTCGATACGGGCTGTGTCTACGGCGGTCGGCTCACGGCCTACGACCTCCGCGGCGAGCGGTTCGTGAGCGTCTCGACGCCCGAACACCAGCCGCGCCCGGACGAGAAGTTCGCTGAGCCTGCGGAGTGAGATGGGGATGAAGGGGGATGACACATCCGAAGCCGACCGAGCGGAACAGTGGAACCGACCGACCGAACGACCGAACCGTACGAACCGAGACGACGACGTGCCGACCGCTCGAGCGATGAGCGACGGCGGTTCGTCGGCGGACGACGCCGACGCGACGGCCGAGGAGGAAGTCGACGACGCGGCGCTCGCGTACGACGGGGATGCTGACGACGCGCCCGCCGCTGATCCCGGCGACGGGACCGGGTCCGAGCCCGACGCCGACGACTCCGCGCCGACCAACGCCGTTTCCGCCGACACGTTGTCGGTTGACGAGGCGACCGTCGCGGACGCCGCGGCGTCGACCGACGCGGCCTCGGGAGCGGGCGGCGCCCGGGCCGAGTCCGTCGACCTCTCGGATCCGCGCTACTACCTCAATCGCGAACACAGCGTCCTCGAATTCCAGCGTCGCGTCCTCCACGAGGCCATGGACGAGAAGAACCCGCTGCTCGAGCGGGTGAAGTTCCTCGCGATCTTCACGACCAACGTCGACGAGTTCATCCGCAAACGCGTCGGGGGGCTCAAACAGCAGATCGCCGCGGGCATCACCGAGGAGACGCCCGACGGCCGCACGCCCCGCGAGCAGTGGCGCGAGGTCCTGTCTGAGGCCCGCTCGCTGCTCGAGCGCCAGAGTCGCTGCTACCGGGAGGAGATCCGACCCGCCCTCGACGAGGAAGGGATCCACATCGTCGATTACGACGAGCTCTCGACTGCCGAGCAACGGGAGGTTCGGAACTACTTCGAGAGTTCGGTCCTGCCGACCCTGACTCCGCTGACGTTCGATCCGGCCCATCCCTTCCCGTTCATCTCGAACCAGAGTCTTTCCC
This genomic window from Haloterrigena salifodinae contains:
- a CDS encoding PH domain-containing protein, with the protein product MSAYTSLKPDIRSVPVKALENFDFTMFATLAVMLTVFGDGSASGIDAIVSGVVTLVLIAAVFGLFQLVIEGVEWWRYKLTLEEESIVVRSGILRPKRRTIPFSRIQQSTVSTTTLSRPFGLAVLECETAGNPDEADLSVRYLERTDAEDLQRRIQSAADVDATSAKPPERRRVFTLRPRELALYGVTRSHPKTVLLAALAWVGANYFEPDAMTDLRSTAVALLEDLLPLSPAVVLGLVVLAGWLAGVVLAIDRMARFRLSAGEGSFRRQHGLFRTTDADVSNDRIQIARVRSNPIHRRLGLAQADIGTAGLSDPAPFGLKWPLAPLARRDVAWDLVERAVGVDRSAIHLQSLPTRARRRYVVRYALGVVALAVGTVIARQFVPAARVIPLPLFAVFLALAPLAGHVTWTHRGYALLEDHVVVRRGFWTRRTYVIPTDTVQNLTVSQSPFQRRVDLVSVRLDVASMPFLPGVPLPDVDASVGGRLQHRLLEDDSDDDSEDDPTEVPTGRT
- a CDS encoding metallophosphoesterase family protein — encoded protein: MTIAPSVADDEVSFNHQRLDTDSYDDVYIIGDVHGCLDSLERLLSTLEFGPNDLGVFVGDLVRKGPESKAVLERVRDSPQLQSVRGNNEQKFLDDEAALEALEPADYRYLESLPTAISWDDHLVVHGGVDPTRALSEHSDRDLLTMRSPNGDGYDGPFWFDEYAGPLRVFFGHTVLDEPVEREWAVGLDTGCVYGGRLTAYDLRGERFVSVSTPEHQPRPDEKFAEPAE
- a CDS encoding M48 family metalloprotease, whose translation is MVASFVGLLLVASALFVGVWAMFYGVFFLIGSTHPALIAAGITAVIVVAIGYLEYGHLETIERLSDARPVDRETAPELYQTATRVAAQLDVPPPTIAVSERDAPEALVVGFRPTNVRLVLSRGTIETLERPDELEAVIAHELAHVKNRDAMVMTVVSLPVVLAAGLRSRLARIDHPGIVIAVFLVFLANAVWVVGRFLTAHLSRARERAADRAAAEVIGSPTTLASALSRLDREISETPEHDLRDASAVSSLSILPLEPADPETVMLGPEGDTEPSYWWFRKRLHRLERRFFGTHPPTTDRLEALSRLERES
- a CDS encoding PH domain-containing protein — encoded protein: MDEPSSRSPAESATNRVHPRIRIVWAIKWLLVGVAAAVVATIVLSSDSSLERPLLAVAAASPVVGILLAVVRYRRFRYAVTDDGIYVRRGLFTVNETVVPAASIQQVDVDEPLLARPFGLVSVRLFTAGTFGGRVAIPGLDAATATDLADRLDRLARGESGV